In Thunnus thynnus chromosome 4, fThuThy2.1, whole genome shotgun sequence, the DNA window TTTCCTTCCTGCTGGGAACATTGAGCCTCTAACTTGccaaaataaacattaacatgtaTCCATTGTTGTTACTTTTGTTCCAGAGAAAGATGCATGCTATCCTGATGATCGGCTGCTTTGTCCTCGCTGCAACAGACTACTTCCTCGGCTCTGCCCACATGATCCCTGATGAGAGACTCTCCACCAATAGGGTCGTTGTAGCTAATGCTCTGTCTCAAAGCCTTGACATGGGCTCACCGCCTGTTGTTATTGTAGGTAAGTCTGCGAGTTTCAatttgaaacagaaaaacaaaagggtttggtaactttatttgtaaagcCACAGTCCAGAATAAATATTACTGATTAAAATCATAAATTACAAAAATGCAAGATAGCTATTAATCTAACCAGGGATCTATGAATTAAATGGTGGCAACAAAAACTGTGGTAGACTAACCTCCACCACAAGTTTATTGCTAGAAAGCACATGAAAGTTGACTCACTGTATTTGTGAGATTGGATGATGCACCCTAGGATGGGCTTTTAGGATGATATTTAACAGAATCCCTGCCGTTGTGATGTATAATTGACGTATCAGTATCATTCCAGTACCATTTATCATcatgtatgctgatgatacctTTTTTTACTGCTGTGAAAGTTTCAGAAGTATCCTCGTTTACGAATGTTGTCTTTCAGAGTTACCTAAAtcagtgaagaaaaacaagaaaacaaagaaacaaaaaaaggtggGCCAAAAATAAGTTTTGAATCCAATCAGATAATGATTGATAATGTGATAACTATTTATACATTGTGCTAGCTGTATTTATTgcatatttattgaaatgtgttccttgtgtGACAGTATAATCTCAACTAAATGTTCAATTTACtagctttttttaaacttcaactACTTCTTATGGTTCTGACCATGAGATGCAGTTAAAGGCCtaaaaaaa includes these proteins:
- the asip1 gene encoding agouti signaling protein 1, with translation MHAILMIGCFVLAATDYFLGSAHMIPDERLSTNRVVVANALSQSLDMGSPPVVIVELPKSVKKNKKTKKQKKTKFSVKKRPPPPADCIALWGSCKSPGNVCCDFCAFCQCRLFRTVCYCRMGNPRC